taaaaatgcaaGATTTTTGTGCCACATATCACAGCTCAGAAACAGCAAAATCAACAGAGCCAGGACACAGCATgattctcacacaaacattttaatgtcTATAACTTTTTGGACAATGCACTGAGAACAACTTCTGTTACAATGCTGATCATGTACCGTacttacataacacacacaggagaaactctgtaatcatttaaatgattttaatgatgaatgtgtgtgtgaatgtgtgtatatttgtatatgtgtgtgtgtgtgtgtgtgtgtgcgtgattggCTGTATTTTGATTTTTAGACGGGGCAAGATGTGGCCAGAATTGTCGGGGTAATGGCACCTGCGTTTGCTCCCAGGGGTATAAATTGAAACCAGATGGACAGAATTGTGAGGGTAAGGAAACACTTAAAGTTCTTGGAACAGGATTTAGGTGAAGTGAATTACGTCAACAGACTGATTGTTCagacaaagaaaatacaaattGAAACGCTCAATCATTAACATGTTGTGAAGTTGGCTACCTtaaaacagcccccccccccccttctctgtctctctctctttctctctctctctctctccgtctctctgagCAGACATAAATGAGTGCCTCCTGGGTTCTCACCACTGCCGTCCTGGCGAGCGTTGCATTAACACTTTGGGCTCATACCGATGCCAGCGGGAGGTCAGCTGTGGCACAGGCTATGAGCTCACTGACTCCAACAACTGCAAAGGTAAGCAATAGTGCCCCCTAGAGATCAAACTCATAAAAACCTGATCTCTCTTAAGACATCTTACGCCACTGCCGCAGCAGATTCAAGTCTTTCATGTCTCTGTTATTTATCACTTTAACAAGATGTGAAGTATGCTTTATCAAATCTTAATTTGACTTCAGCTTCAAGCTCAGGAGCTGTCagaaatgtctgtgtctgagattTGTGCCTAAACATTGGATTTTAGCAAATTAACACGCTGATTTGCTCTGTATTAGAATCAGGCTTGTTTTTGTTAGGACGAGTACGCAATGTTGTAAGAATAGTGTTGTTCCTCTTCTCAAGTTTTAGTCCCTTATTTTTTAGCTTCATCATGTAGTAGTGTGCTGAGACAATTCTTTTTTGGTGTTCTCCAGATATtgatgagtgtgagacaggcacacacaactGTGCAGAGAATTTTGAGTGTCAGAACACCCTGGGCTCTTTCCGCTGCCGGCCAAAAATACAGTGTGGGGATGGCTTCATCCAGGATGCTCTTGGCAGCTGCATTGGTAAGgattacagacaaacagaaaggcTATTTACACCGACcaataaataatcaaacaagCATTAATaatcttgctaaaaaaaatatgttttacgAATGGGATTCATGGCTTGAATCCCAGATATACCATGTGTTGCTGTCTGCATTCAAGAAtatcatggattttttttttcaacaaacgTATTTTAAATTTTAGTTGAATAAGTTGACCTGAGCCCTGCTGCCTCCATCCTTAGATATCAATGAGTGTCTGAGTCGAGTTGGACCTTGCCAACCGGGGCAGATGTGCATTAACACAGTGGGTTCCTATGTATGCCAAAGGAACTCTATCAACTGTGGGCGTGGCTACCACCTAAATGCAGAGGGGACCCGCTGTGTGGGTAAGTTAGTTTACTTGATACTGCAGTCATTaagttttaattcagttttggAAAATGCAATTCCTGGAAGatacaaaaaataaagattaaattgtgttttttttaagtacagacTTTTTAAATTACAGTATTCATGTCTGGTGCAGATGCTATCATTACTTTTAATGATAATGATTCATTGAtctcatatactgtatataatgAGCTTCATGGAAAGCCAGTGTTTGTAAAACCAAGTTATATTATTATGTTTGTCTCCTCCTATTAGAGTATTCAATCAAAATATTCAGCATAACAATGAACAGGATACAAGTTGTGGCatagccactctctctctctctctctctctctctctctctctctctctctctctctctctctctctctacctctctttctctcagtgacacacgcacactctcccATTATTATTGCAAAGCcttcaaaagcatttaaaaaaaattgttacaCTGTCTTATGCCAGGATCAGACTACACaatattttttgtctttcacaatGGTCACCACGTCAGATTAAGCAATCATAGTACCATAAATTCTTGCCATGTCTTGGCCgggagactggcaacactacaagtatGACCCTGACCAATCATTGTATGCTGTCTTTCGAGACCTTGCGCAAATTCATAGGTCATCGGGGAAGACAACTGTCATTCATCCTATTGGTCGACGTCTTAAGGGATGTGAAACGaggcaggaaaatacaaaaaattctgacatgctagactttttgtgttgtgtgtcgtCTTTCGTCGTGGGGCATCCCAGACTCCACATcgctgttcttagattatgtcacTCTACAAGTGGTAAAGATGCCCATTCGTCATACCCAACATTCATATTCGGGCTTGAAGTTGGAAGTTTGTCCGCAACGACAAAATTGTGTCAAAATCAGGCTGAAATTGTGTAGTCTGAACCCGGCATTAGCGACTGTGCTGAATTGTTGCTCCAACTGTTGTTGGTCTGGAGCTGAGGTGACTGGCTCTCTCCTTCAGACATTGACGAGTGCATTGGGCCCGATAACCCTTGTGCTGGTCATGGCTGCATTAACCTGGTGGGGTCTTACCGTTGTGAATGTCGCACTGGCTTCATCTTCAACAGCATTACCAGAGTCTGTGAGGGTAAGAGTCTTTGaccattacatttaaaatctgACTTAACTGTTTTTTGAGAGTAAACATCAGCATGCCCACACAGTATTTTTGGTGACTATTATATTAAAATTATGCAATGAAAGAGCAAAGAATTTTCTGCAATTTTTAAACTATGTGTTCCAAACAGTCATGTATACTCAGTTATTTTAATGATTGATCTTGAGTACAGAGCACTTCTGCTCTAAATTGTTATTTTACTTATTCAGTATTTATTCAACACTGGTGATATAATACTTCTATTTTTCCCTTCAAACCTGTTCATTATAAAGCTATGTTGGGCCTTGATGATGCTCTTGCTTTCTTAATCTGGGTTCTGGACTCTTAGTTAAGGTAGTCTCACCACTTAACCTGTTTCCCTTGATGAATAAAACACCCTTTAACAGATCAGCAAACTCACTACATCTGTGGTACTGTAACAATGAAATGTTGCTCTTAAAATGGCAAATGTAACATAGGCCCTTGGAATACCAGTGCAGAATATGATATTTTCTATAGAACTTTCATAGAATGTTAATGTAGTGATATTTGCTGTAGTTGTAATACTGGACATTCTGTACCATCTGTTCTCTTGCCTCAGACATCAATGAATGCAGGCATTATCCTGGCCGCCTATGTGCACACAAGTGTGACAACTTGCTGGGGTCCTACAAGTGTAGCTGCACCACAGGCTTTAAACTTGCCAGTGACGGGAGGAATTGTGATGGTAAGACAGATGGCTTTAGTCTTATATTTGCTTTTGTATCGATCTTCTGTCTCTGAGGGCTGTTTTTTGTGGTGGCGTTAATCCCAAAATTTCATTTTAGGTGATTCAGTTATTTGGTTATGGAAATACTTCATACCTCACTGTatgtttgttctgttcagtttgttCTGACTTTTCCTCTTACTCATAGTTTGATATGACATAATCTCAGCTCCTGTGCACAAATAGGAAAAAGGATCATGTTAATCGAAAGTCGTTTAGACCAAGTGTTTAGACTTCAGTCTCTTGTTCTCAACTGCTACTGCAACTTTCTTTCTATAGATCTTAATGAATGTGAAAGCAACCCCTGCAGCCAGGAGTGTGCCAATGTGTATGGCTCCTATCAGTGCTACTGTCGCCGTGGTTACCAGCTGAGTGACGTGGATGGCATCACCTGCGAGGGTAAATGTCGGAAATAATggtccaattaaaaaaaaaacaaaatcttgaATAATCACTGTCTGTTTGCGAGTTTCCTTGTTCTCAAGAGCATTCATGTAAATGTGGTAGGAGTAAAACACAGAAGTTATGACTTTtgataaacaacagaaatcCAGACAGGATGAGAGACGTGTTAAAATCAAAGTATCTGTCTTCTTGCTTGACCAGttatgtctttctttcactgctGAAAACACTGCTGATAgaatttcttctctctcagatatTGATGAATGTGCCTTACCGACGGGAGGACATATTTGCTCCTACCGCTGCCACAATACTCCTGGGAGCTTCCACTGCTCGTGCCCGTCCAGTGGCTACACTCTCGCTCCAAATGGACGGAGCTGTCAGGGTCAGCAACAACAATCGCTCTTAAAGTTTTGATAGAACAGACATCTGATATACTTCTGTTTTAATCACAGAGCAAAATTCTTTTCCTCTCAAGAGGGGTGGTTCCTCATACGCTGCCTCTACAACTTTAATCATCTCAGAAACTTACTAGTAATACATCTGCATGTTAACCTTAAATAGAAGTTCATCCTTGTTGACATATGAGTCTGTTTTGACAATTACCTCCTTTCATGAAATATTCCATGTGTTTGCTCCAGGACATTGTTTCAGTACACCAGCATTTACCACTGTTCACAGTTGAAGTAGTTACAGTAGCTACTTCAATGCATGAgtccagagaggaaaaagactgCACATCATACATAATACCATTCACTCACTTGAAATAAACCCTTTTTTGTAAGTCTGTTTCATAATTTACTTGGAAATTTGTTGTTGACACAgccacaaaaaagagagaaagccgAGGCATTTGAAATACTGCCTTTGGCATTGTCATATGCTGGGATAAGGCTTACAATGTACCAATATGTCAAAAGAGTGAACCTTAAAATACATTCCTGAGATTTATGTAATTATCTCTAATCAGTCATTTATcccacattttcattttgttaatgtAACATTTGATGGCTTATCTATCAACTTGTACAAAGATGAGCCCTAACATATTTTTAACTAGATCATGTACTGAAGTGTGTTAGGATATTACCCAGAACTGTTTATCCAAATTCAGTTTTTGACTATCTGTTGCACTGCACTGGCATTTACACATCAGCCCTGCACTGGAACAACTGATTCACTTAACATACTGTGGGATGATTAGTCCTAAATTTGGTAGTGCAGGACTTAACAAATGTGTGCAGTACTTGAGAACTGGGTTGAGAGAAATCTTTATGTGGTTCACATcttgttattttaatttgacatttggtttttgttttttttttctggtcccCATGAAAAGATAttgatgagtgtgtgacaggAACACATACCTGCTCCGAGACTGAGAGCTGTTTCAACGTGCAAGGCGGATTCCGCTGCCTTTCATTCGAATGTCCGCCCAACTACCGCCGGGCAGGGGAAACGTAAGTACCTCTTAGCTTACACTGGACATTTACTTAAGATCGAGAAACTGCTTTTGAAGGAATTACACAAATTATATAAACATGCAATGGAAGACTCAGCATAAACATTCGCTGCAAACGTTGTAAATATTAGAATATGTATAAGCCCATATAAATGTGTAAAAGTGATGCCAAGACATTtgaataagattttttttttctttaaatgtccCTGATCACCAGATTTGGAATGATCAGTGTCCAAGGTTTTATAGTGTCCTTTGCAATAACTGCACCGCAGTCTAGGAGGATAGTACACCCTTTCTTTACTGGGTCTCAGACAAGCCATTGCTTCCACCAAGAGTTAATAAGAGTTATGAATATaaatcagaaaaacaaagctTGCGATTCACTTTATTCTACCCACAACTATATACTGTAGGTGCCAGACTGTCAGCACATGTCTCTCAGTAATGAGATACAAAAGAACACTTAATATCATGCCCAGCCAGTAGAACATGACAAATTGAATTCCCTTAGCCTCCCAGATGAAGAATACCAATACCATTATTTTAATTACCTTACTACTGTTCTATCACCTTTAACATTTCTTTTGGTATATTGCATTGTTTCTTATTCTAGATACAGTTAACTATAGCTGTCATTACAGACAAGATGTTTATCACCACTGAGAACTGATATTATAATTATCACATGTTATATGGGGTCTGCCAGggacaaaaatacaaactgcTTAATTCAATATATAAGTGTTGTTGACGATAGATTAAATCCACTTTAATAGCACTTTAGAGGCCATTTATAATACATAATGCATATCACGCACTACACACTGTATTACTGTTTTTTGCTTTACCAGTCATTGTGACTGACAGTAAGCAGGACCTTGCAGTTAAATTGGTCTTTCTGAGGGATGCAGAcactgtacatttaaaacatattccAAGCACGCTTTCACCATGTGCATGATCCTGTCATGCATTTCAGAGTTCCTTGCTGATGATGATTGATTGACAAACGCACAAAATATAGAGGTAGTCAAACCTGAATCTGTCACTGACCTAAATGTTACAACCTGCACTGACCAGATTTAATGTCTTGCTAAGAGAAAAGCCAAAAGCACAAGTGGAATAAGCTGCCAAATTCAGGTCTGTGAGAGCACGGCCTTGAATGACTGCACTGTAATGTTATAAATGGCTATGATCTGTCACTGCAACCCTCTCCACACCACCCTGCCCCGCCCCACCACTCCACCATCCCAGAATGCCCAACTTGTTTGCATGCTGTACACTGCACCAACAtaactctctcctctctcctgtttttccaccatttctctctgtctctctcctctctctctctctgtctgtctgtctctctctctctctttgtctctctgtctctctgttcgtctgtctttctgtctctctctatcttcccCTTTGCAGTCGTTGTGAACGCTTGCCTTGCAGTCAGACTAGCGAGTGCCTGGCCTTGCCTGTGAGAATAACGTACTACCACCTCAC
This sequence is a window from Chanos chanos chromosome 4, fChaCha1.1, whole genome shotgun sequence. Protein-coding genes within it:
- the fbln1 gene encoding fibulin-1 isoform X2, producing MGPWMVIFFSLYGFLNGQESKDSIMMEDCCMDGRQRGMENQDCTVLPLISASTTCRIAQEQCCVAVREDINCTNGINMAKDQGACETLFSGSTCEIKTAKMCCDCCLLGKAAQEQGLSCDLTLSVGYQCGLVSRACCQDSFPNTTSPETPEQDNQASNGFGEPLQGDQCKDGARCGQNCRGNGTCVCSQGYKLKPDGQNCEDINECLLGSHHCRPGERCINTLGSYRCQREVSCGTGYELTDSNNCKDIDECETGTHNCAENFECQNTLGSFRCRPKIQCGDGFIQDALGSCIDINECLSRVGPCQPGQMCINTVGSYVCQRNSINCGRGYHLNAEGTRCVDIDECIGPDNPCAGHGCINLVGSYRCECRTGFIFNSITRVCEDINECRHYPGRLCAHKCDNLLGSYKCSCTTGFKLASDGRNCDDLNECESNPCSQECANVYGSYQCYCRRGYQLSDVDGITCEDIDECALPTGGHICSYRCHNTPGSFHCSCPSSGYTLAPNGRSCQDIDECVTGTHTCSETESCFNVQGGFRCLSFECPPNYRRAGETVRVERSDTIRCVKSCQPNDISCVLDPVHSISHTVISMPTFRDFSKPEEIVFLRTMSPAHAPQINSPDIVFDILEGNVQSSFDIVKRVEHGIIVGVVRQVKPLVGPLNLVLKLAMNYVTNGVVSHRNIVNVHVFVSEFWF
- the fbln1 gene encoding fibulin-1 isoform X1 produces the protein MGPWMVIFFSLYGFLNGQESKDSIMMEDCCMDGRQRGMENQDCTVLPLISASTTCRIAQEQCCVAVREDINCTNGINMAKDQGACETLFSGSTCEIKTAKMCCDCCLLGKAAQEQGLSCDLTLSVGYQCGLVSRACCQDSFPNTTSPETPEQDNQASNGFGEPLQGDQCKDGARCGQNCRGNGTCVCSQGYKLKPDGQNCEDINECLLGSHHCRPGERCINTLGSYRCQREVSCGTGYELTDSNNCKDIDECETGTHNCAENFECQNTLGSFRCRPKIQCGDGFIQDALGSCIDINECLSRVGPCQPGQMCINTVGSYVCQRNSINCGRGYHLNAEGTRCVDIDECIGPDNPCAGHGCINLVGSYRCECRTGFIFNSITRVCEDINECRHYPGRLCAHKCDNLLGSYKCSCTTGFKLASDGRNCDDLNECESNPCSQECANVYGSYQCYCRRGYQLSDVDGITCEDIDECALPTGGHICSYRCHNTPGSFHCSCPSSGYTLAPNGRSCQDIDECVTGTHTCSETESCFNVQGGFRCLSFECPPNYRRAGETRVRVERSDTIRCVKSCQPNDISCVLDPVHSISHTVISMPTFRDFSKPEEIVFLRTMSPAHAPQINSPDIVFDILEGNVQSSFDIVKRVEHGIIVGVVRQVKPLVGPLNLVLKLAMNYVTNGVVSHRNIVNVHVFVSEFWF